In a genomic window of Streptomyces roseoviridis:
- a CDS encoding NAD(P)/FAD-dependent oxidoreductase, which translates to MTSTVPTAVQHTDAQPPITMFGPDFPYAYDDFLAHPAGLGQIPATEHGTEVAVIGGGLSGIIAAYELMKMGLKPVVYEADQIGGRLRTVGFEGTGAEGLTAEMGAMRFPPSSTALQHYIDLVGLETRPFPNPLAEATPSTVVDLKGETHYAETIDDLPQVYRDVAAAWNKCLDEGADFSDMNRAMRERDVPRIREIWAKLVEKLDNQTFYGFLCESEAFKSFRHREIFGQVGFGTGGWDTDFPNSILEILRVVYTEADDHHRGIVGGSQQLPLRLWEREPEKIVHWAQGTSLSSLHEGGQPKPAVTRLNRTAGNRITVTDASGDIRTYQAAIFTAQSWMLLSKIACDDSLFPIDHWTAIERTHYMESSKLFVPVDRPFWLDKAVDDRGNPTGRDVMSMTLTDRMTRGTYLLDDGPDKPAVICLSYTWCDDSLKWLPLSAQERMEVMLKSLGEIYPKVDIRKHIIGNPVTVSWENEPYFMGAFKANLPGHYRYQRRLFTHFMQDRLPEDKRGIFLAGDDISWTAGWAEGAVQTALNAVWGVMHHFGGETDATNPGPGDVYDEIAPVELPED; encoded by the coding sequence ATGACGTCCACGGTGCCCACCGCCGTCCAGCACACCGACGCGCAGCCGCCGATCACCATGTTCGGTCCGGACTTCCCCTACGCCTACGACGACTTCCTGGCCCACCCGGCCGGTCTCGGCCAGATACCCGCGACGGAGCACGGCACCGAGGTCGCCGTCATCGGCGGCGGGCTCTCCGGCATCATCGCCGCCTACGAGCTGATGAAGATGGGCCTCAAGCCGGTCGTCTACGAGGCCGACCAGATCGGCGGCCGGCTGCGCACCGTCGGCTTCGAGGGCACCGGCGCCGAGGGCCTGACCGCCGAGATGGGTGCCATGCGCTTCCCGCCCTCCTCGACGGCGCTCCAGCACTACATCGACCTGGTGGGCCTGGAGACCCGGCCGTTCCCGAACCCGCTTGCCGAGGCCACCCCCTCGACCGTCGTCGACCTCAAGGGCGAGACGCACTACGCGGAGACCATCGACGACCTGCCGCAGGTCTACCGTGACGTCGCCGCGGCCTGGAACAAGTGCCTCGACGAGGGCGCCGACTTCTCCGACATGAACCGCGCCATGCGCGAGCGCGACGTGCCGCGCATCCGCGAGATCTGGGCCAAGCTCGTCGAGAAGCTCGACAACCAGACCTTCTACGGCTTCCTGTGCGAGTCGGAGGCCTTCAAGTCCTTCCGGCACCGCGAGATCTTCGGCCAGGTCGGCTTCGGCACCGGTGGCTGGGACACCGACTTCCCGAACTCCATCCTGGAGATCCTGCGGGTCGTCTACACCGAGGCCGACGACCACCACCGCGGCATCGTCGGCGGCTCCCAGCAGCTGCCGCTGCGCCTGTGGGAGCGCGAGCCGGAGAAGATCGTCCACTGGGCGCAGGGCACCTCGCTGAGCTCCCTGCACGAGGGCGGTCAGCCCAAGCCGGCCGTCACGCGCCTGAACCGCACCGCCGGCAACCGGATCACCGTCACCGACGCGTCCGGCGACATCCGCACGTACCAGGCGGCGATCTTCACCGCGCAGTCCTGGATGCTGCTCTCCAAGATCGCGTGTGACGACTCGCTCTTCCCGATCGACCACTGGACGGCGATCGAGCGCACCCACTACATGGAGAGCTCCAAGCTCTTCGTGCCCGTCGACCGGCCGTTCTGGCTGGACAAGGCCGTCGACGACAGGGGAAATCCGACCGGCCGCGACGTCATGTCGATGACGCTGACCGACCGGATGACCCGCGGCACGTACCTCCTGGACGACGGTCCGGACAAGCCGGCCGTCATCTGCCTGTCGTACACCTGGTGCGACGACAGCCTGAAGTGGCTGCCGCTGTCCGCGCAGGAGCGGATGGAGGTCATGCTGAAGTCGCTCGGCGAGATCTACCCGAAGGTCGACATCCGCAAGCACATCATCGGCAACCCGGTGACGGTCTCGTGGGAGAACGAGCCCTACTTCATGGGCGCCTTCAAGGCCAACCTCCCGGGCCACTACCGCTACCAGCGCCGCCTGTTCACGCACTTCATGCAGGACCGGCTGCCCGAGGACAAGCGGGGCATCTTCCTCGCCGGCGACGACATATCCTGGACGGCCGGCTGGGCCGAGGGCGCGGTGCAGACGGCGCTCAACGCGGTGTGGGGCGTGATGCACCACTTCGGCGGCGAGACCGACGCCACCAACCCGGGCCCGGGCGACGTGTACGACGAGATCGCCCCGGTCGAGCTGCCGGAGGACTGA
- a CDS encoding DUF5995 family protein has translation MAQTQDIEIGPFTAVDPVVDRMRAIRSAWHPADGVAVFNRVYLTVTEEIGRAIEAGTFTDPRAAATLDVRFARRYLAVVDAVAAGAPAPACWRPLFHYRRHPGVRPLQFALAGINAHIGHDLALAVVDTCHSLDCGPADLEDEFHRVGDVLVLLEERIREELMPGPDLLEVADPLTHLLGCWSLDRAREGAWLAARSLWQLRELPDLAEEFTERLDRSVGLVGRMMLTPLARP, from the coding sequence ATGGCGCAGACGCAGGACATCGAGATCGGGCCGTTCACGGCCGTCGACCCCGTGGTGGACCGGATGCGGGCCATCCGGTCCGCCTGGCATCCGGCGGACGGCGTCGCGGTCTTCAACCGGGTCTATCTGACGGTCACCGAGGAGATCGGGCGGGCCATCGAGGCGGGCACCTTCACCGACCCGCGGGCCGCCGCCACCCTCGACGTACGGTTCGCCCGCCGCTATCTCGCGGTCGTCGACGCCGTCGCCGCCGGCGCCCCGGCACCCGCCTGCTGGCGGCCGCTCTTCCACTACCGGCGGCACCCGGGCGTACGGCCGCTCCAGTTCGCGCTGGCCGGGATCAACGCGCACATCGGCCACGACCTGGCCCTCGCGGTGGTCGACACCTGCCACAGCCTGGACTGCGGCCCCGCGGACCTGGAGGACGAGTTCCACCGGGTCGGCGACGTCCTCGTGCTCCTGGAGGAGCGCATCCGGGAGGAACTGATGCCGGGCCCGGACCTCCTGGAGGTCGCGGACCCGCTGACGCATCTGCTCGGCTGCTGGAGCCTGGACCGGGCCCGCGAGGGGGCCTGGCTCGCCGCCCGCTCGCTGTGGCAGCTGCGGGAGCTGCCCGACCTGGCCGAGGAGTTCACCGAACGCCTCGACCGGTCGGTGGGCCTGGTGGGGCGGATGATGCTCACACCCCTCGCCAGGCCCTGA
- a CDS encoding uracil-xanthine permease family protein, which yields MSLGVRWTLHGDGRTPAPGAVVRPDERLSWPRTAGLGAQHVVAMFGASFVAPVLMGLDPNLAIMMSGVATVIFLLATRGTVPSYLGCSLSFVGVAAAIRASGGDSATVTGAVLVVGAVLFLAGLAVARFGARIIHAAMPPVVTGAVVMLIGFNLAPVTAATYWPQDQWTALLVMLFTGLAVVGLRGFWSRIAIFLGLIFGYGISWIFDLVFGKIHSMSPSGQVTDHWRLDLSGVARADWIGLPSFHGPSFEWSAILVALPVVIALIAENAGHVKAVGEMTGDPLDDRLGTAIAADGAASMLSTAVGGPPNTTYSENIGVMAATRVYSTAAYWAAAGFALLFGLCPKFGAVVAAIPGGVLGGITVILYGMIGLLGAQIWINAGVDLRNPLNLVPAAAGIIIGVGGVKLTFTDTFELGGIALGTLVVITGYHVLRAFAPAHMKRQEPLLDAGTSSYEGKGAAEGKGAAEGTTDSTSGDAPAAKP from the coding sequence ATGAGCCTCGGCGTGCGCTGGACCCTGCACGGCGACGGGAGGACACCCGCTCCGGGAGCCGTCGTCCGGCCGGACGAACGGCTCTCCTGGCCGCGGACGGCCGGTCTCGGCGCCCAGCACGTGGTGGCGATGTTCGGCGCCTCGTTCGTGGCCCCGGTCCTCATGGGCCTCGACCCGAACCTCGCGATCATGATGTCCGGTGTCGCCACCGTGATCTTCCTGCTCGCGACCCGCGGCACGGTCCCCTCGTACCTCGGCTGCTCGCTGTCCTTCGTGGGCGTGGCCGCCGCGATCCGGGCCTCGGGCGGCGACAGCGCCACGGTGACCGGCGCGGTCCTCGTGGTCGGCGCGGTGCTCTTCCTCGCCGGTCTCGCGGTCGCGCGGTTCGGCGCGCGGATCATCCACGCGGCCATGCCGCCGGTCGTCACCGGGGCCGTGGTCATGCTCATCGGCTTCAACCTGGCGCCGGTCACCGCCGCCACCTACTGGCCGCAGGACCAGTGGACGGCGCTGCTGGTGATGCTGTTCACCGGTCTGGCCGTGGTCGGCCTGCGCGGCTTCTGGTCGCGGATCGCGATCTTCCTCGGCCTGATCTTCGGCTACGGCATCTCGTGGATCTTCGACCTGGTCTTCGGGAAGATCCACTCGATGTCCCCGAGCGGCCAGGTCACCGACCACTGGCGGCTCGACCTCTCCGGCGTCGCCCGGGCCGACTGGATCGGCCTGCCCTCCTTCCACGGCCCGAGCTTCGAGTGGTCCGCGATCCTGGTGGCGCTGCCCGTGGTCATCGCGCTGATCGCCGAGAACGCCGGACACGTCAAGGCCGTCGGCGAGATGACCGGCGACCCGCTGGACGACAGGCTGGGCACGGCCATCGCCGCCGACGGCGCCGCCTCGATGCTGTCCACCGCCGTGGGCGGCCCGCCGAACACCACGTACTCCGAGAACATCGGCGTCATGGCCGCGACCCGCGTCTACTCCACCGCCGCCTACTGGGCCGCGGCCGGCTTCGCCCTCCTCTTCGGCCTGTGCCCCAAGTTCGGCGCGGTCGTCGCGGCCATCCCCGGCGGCGTGCTCGGCGGCATCACCGTGATCCTCTACGGCATGATCGGCCTGCTCGGCGCCCAGATCTGGATCAACGCCGGGGTCGACCTGCGCAACCCGCTCAACCTGGTGCCCGCCGCGGCCGGCATCATCATCGGCGTCGGCGGCGTGAAGCTGACCTTCACCGACACCTTCGAGCTCGGCGGCATCGCGCTCGGCACCCTGGTCGTCATCACCGGCTACCACGTGCTGCGCGCCTTCGCGCCGGCCCACATGAAGCGGCAGGAACCCCTGCTCGACGCCGGCACCAGCTCGTACGAGGGCAAGGGCGCGGCCGAGGGCAAGGGCGCGGCCGAGGGCACGACCGACAGCACCTCCGGCGACGCGCCCGCCGCCAAGCCGTAG
- a CDS encoding MFS transporter: MAAQTVFSTERLRRARFAVAAVFCVHGAVTGSFATRIPWIQEHAGVSPGQLGLALAFPAIGASLAMPVAGAISHRFGARTALRGLLTLWTLSLILPSLAPNVYGLCAALFVYGATAGMSDVAMNALGVETENRLGRSIMSSLHGMWSAGALIGSAAGTVAAHLGGDARLHHLIAALVLTAVGLACCQGVLDLQSAPEEEAPPRFSLPPKSALVIGAIGFCGVFAEGASLDWSAVYLKEELGTSAGLAAASTTAFALTMAVARLVGDRVVDRFGAVRTVRVGGLAATLGGLLVVFAPHAALALTGFGLIGLGVAVVVPLAFAAAGRSGPNPSQAIAGVATITYTSGLIAPSAIGGIADATSLAFSFGLVTLLAFGLVVGAGVLRPGGRTAAGTGTGTARAGSSEGVR; encoded by the coding sequence ATGGCGGCCCAGACCGTCTTCAGCACCGAACGGCTGCGCCGGGCGAGGTTCGCCGTCGCCGCCGTCTTCTGCGTCCACGGCGCGGTCACGGGCAGTTTCGCCACCCGCATCCCCTGGATCCAGGAGCACGCGGGCGTCAGCCCCGGTCAGCTCGGCCTCGCCCTCGCGTTCCCGGCGATCGGCGCCTCGCTCGCGATGCCGGTGGCCGGCGCGATCAGCCACCGCTTCGGTGCCCGCACGGCGCTGCGCGGGCTGCTCACGCTGTGGACCCTGTCGCTGATCCTGCCGTCGCTCGCGCCGAACGTGTACGGCCTGTGCGCGGCCCTCTTCGTCTACGGCGCCACCGCCGGCATGTCCGACGTGGCGATGAACGCGCTCGGCGTCGAGACCGAGAACCGGCTCGGGCGCTCGATCATGTCCAGCCTGCACGGCATGTGGAGCGCCGGCGCCCTGATCGGCTCGGCGGCCGGCACCGTCGCCGCCCACCTCGGCGGCGACGCCCGGCTGCACCACCTGATCGCCGCCCTCGTCCTGACCGCGGTCGGCCTCGCCTGCTGCCAGGGCGTGCTCGACCTGCAGAGCGCACCCGAGGAGGAGGCGCCGCCGCGCTTCTCGCTGCCCCCGAAGTCCGCGCTGGTCATCGGCGCCATCGGCTTCTGCGGCGTGTTCGCGGAGGGCGCGAGCCTGGACTGGTCGGCGGTCTACCTCAAGGAGGAGCTGGGCACCTCGGCCGGTCTGGCCGCCGCGTCCACCACGGCCTTCGCCCTGACCATGGCCGTGGCGCGCCTGGTCGGCGACCGGGTGGTGGACCGCTTCGGCGCGGTGCGCACCGTACGCGTCGGAGGTCTGGCCGCCACCCTCGGCGGGCTCCTCGTGGTCTTCGCCCCGCACGCGGCCCTCGCCCTGACCGGTTTCGGCCTCATCGGGCTCGGCGTCGCGGTCGTCGTCCCGCTGGCCTTCGCCGCCGCCGGGCGCAGCGGCCCGAACCCCAGTCAGGCCATCGCGGGCGTCGCGACCATCACGTACACCTCGGGCCTCATCGCCCCGTCCGCGATCGGCGGCATCGCGGACGCGACCTCGCTGGCCTTCTCCTTCGGCCTGGTCACCCTGCTCGCGTTCGGCCTGGTCGTGGGCGCGGGCGTGCTGCGGCCGGGCGGCCGGACCGCGGCCGGGACCGGGACCGGGACGGCGAGGGCGGGCTCCTCGGAAGGGGTCCGCTGA
- a CDS encoding ROK family transcriptional regulator produces MAASPSTARVINDRLALRLLQDEGPLTATQLKTLTGLSRPTVADLVERLRSSGLVHVVGESGAERRGPNAKLYGIVADRAHLAALDVRTRSVTVVVADLLGTTLAEASLPIADGAAPGPAADQAVALLERTAAEAGAVRLHSVAVGAPGLVDPATRQLRDTAKLPAWHRRLIAALRQRLPATVLAENEVNLAAVAELREGAARADRDTFVLLWLGQGVGAAVVLDGRLRRGASGGAGEIGFLPVPGTSGLPSAHGCDGGFDELACAAAVDALARAHGLDPADALESEDGPFLDALAGRLAIGAAAVAAVLDPGCVVLAGETGHRGGRRLAARVEARLAELSPLRTEVRATTLGDAAILRGALLTARDAAQDDLFP; encoded by the coding sequence ATGGCCGCATCCCCGAGCACCGCCCGGGTCATCAACGACCGGCTCGCCCTGCGACTGCTCCAGGACGAGGGCCCGTTGACGGCGACCCAGCTCAAGACCCTCACCGGGCTCTCCCGCCCCACCGTCGCCGACCTCGTCGAGCGGCTCCGCAGCTCCGGGCTGGTCCATGTGGTCGGCGAGTCCGGCGCCGAGCGCCGCGGCCCCAACGCCAAGCTCTACGGGATCGTCGCCGACCGCGCCCACCTCGCCGCCCTCGACGTGCGCACCCGCTCCGTCACCGTCGTGGTCGCCGACCTCCTCGGCACCACCCTCGCCGAGGCGTCCCTGCCGATCGCCGACGGCGCCGCCCCCGGGCCCGCCGCCGACCAGGCCGTCGCCCTCCTCGAACGCACCGCGGCCGAGGCCGGCGCGGTCCGGCTGCACAGCGTGGCCGTCGGCGCCCCCGGCCTCGTCGACCCGGCCACCCGGCAGCTGCGGGACACCGCCAAGCTCCCCGCCTGGCACCGGCGCCTGATCGCCGCCCTGCGGCAGCGGCTGCCCGCCACCGTCCTGGCGGAGAACGAGGTCAACCTCGCCGCGGTCGCCGAACTGCGCGAGGGAGCCGCCCGCGCGGACCGCGACACCTTCGTGCTGCTCTGGCTCGGCCAGGGCGTCGGCGCGGCCGTCGTCCTCGACGGACGGCTGCGCCGCGGCGCCTCCGGAGGAGCGGGCGAGATCGGCTTCCTGCCGGTGCCGGGCACCTCCGGGCTGCCCTCCGCCCACGGCTGCGACGGCGGCTTCGACGAGCTGGCCTGCGCCGCCGCGGTCGACGCCCTCGCCCGCGCCCACGGCCTCGACCCGGCCGACGCCCTGGAATCCGAAGACGGCCCCTTCCTCGACGCCCTCGCCGGCCGGCTCGCCATCGGCGCGGCCGCCGTCGCGGCCGTCCTCGACCCCGGGTGCGTGGTGCTCGCCGGCGAGACCGGCCACCGGGGCGGCCGGCGGCTCGCCGCCCGCGTCGAGGCCCGTCTGGCCGAGCTGTCCCCGCTGCGCACCGAGGTCCGCGCCACCACCCTCGGCGACGCCGCCATCCTGCGCGGCGCCCTGCTGACCGCCCGCGACGCGGCGCAGGACGACCTGTTCCCGTAA
- a CDS encoding chitinase C-terminal domain-containing protein, which produces MLSPTKKRASLLASGAAVAGLLISSLSGGVSHAADNESCRPDGLHKTPGVDVPYCSVYDTEGREKMGADHQRRVIGYFTGWRTGKNGEPAYLAKDIPWDKITHINYAFGHIGSDNKLSVGADGPGNAATGMTWPGVAGAEMDPAYAYKGHFNLLNKFKKQHPDVKTLISVGGWAETGGYFDDNGTRVNSGGFYSMATNADGSVNQAGIDTFANSAVDFIRKYGFNGVDIDYEYPTTMKDAGNPLDWQLANARRAGLVQGYAALMKSLREKLDRAGATDGKHYLLTVAAPSSGYLLRGMETFQVQKYLDYVNIMSYDLHGAWNEYVGPNASLFDDGKDAELAAANVYGSAQYGGIGYLNTDWAYHYFRGSMPAGRINIGLPYYTRGHKNVQGGTDGLWGKAAATSCPAGSGLTKCGDGAVGIDNLWHDKDTNGQESPAGSNPMWHAKNLEKGIVGDYVTKYGFPANTTLTGTYARKYDSTLVAPWLWNAQKKVFLSTEDEQSVAAKADYVVSRGIGGTMVWEMAGDYDWNAAKGQYEMGDTLTSLMYDKFKAATPYGAKKSNKALPTQAVNVGVEFTDFKLGDSNYPITPKIRITNHTKTALPGGTEFQFDYATAAPGNASDQSGFGTKVISSDHTGGNVGGLKGDFHRVSLKLPAWQSLAPGATVDLSFNYYLPVSTPSNWTVTVNGTTYALAGDLARGTTLVEPGGSTPTPTPTGPTPTPTGPTPTPTPTGGTCTAPAYVAGTVYNAGNLVSHKGRTWKAQWWTQNEEPGTTGEWGVWRDQGAC; this is translated from the coding sequence GTGCTGTCCCCCACCAAGAAGAGGGCCTCGCTGCTCGCTTCCGGCGCCGCCGTCGCCGGACTGCTGATCAGCTCGCTCTCCGGCGGCGTCTCGCACGCCGCCGACAACGAGAGCTGTCGCCCCGACGGCCTCCACAAGACGCCCGGCGTCGACGTCCCGTACTGCTCGGTCTACGACACCGAGGGCCGCGAGAAGATGGGCGCGGACCACCAGCGCCGGGTCATCGGCTACTTCACCGGCTGGCGCACCGGCAAGAACGGCGAGCCCGCGTACCTCGCCAAGGACATCCCGTGGGACAAGATCACCCACATCAACTACGCCTTCGGCCACATCGGCAGCGACAACAAGCTCTCCGTGGGCGCGGACGGTCCCGGCAACGCGGCCACCGGGATGACCTGGCCCGGTGTCGCGGGCGCCGAGATGGACCCGGCGTACGCCTACAAGGGCCACTTCAACCTGCTCAACAAGTTCAAGAAGCAGCACCCGGACGTCAAGACGCTGATCTCGGTCGGCGGCTGGGCGGAGACCGGCGGCTACTTCGACGACAACGGCACCCGGGTGAACTCCGGCGGCTTCTACTCGATGGCCACCAACGCCGACGGGTCGGTCAACCAGGCCGGGATCGACACGTTCGCGAACTCCGCCGTCGACTTCATCCGGAAGTACGGCTTCAACGGCGTCGACATCGACTACGAGTACCCGACGACGATGAAGGACGCCGGCAACCCGCTCGACTGGCAGCTCGCCAACGCGCGCCGCGCCGGCCTCGTCCAGGGCTACGCCGCTTTGATGAAGTCCCTGCGCGAGAAGCTCGACCGGGCCGGCGCCACCGACGGGAAGCACTACCTGCTGACCGTCGCCGCGCCCTCCTCCGGCTACCTGCTGCGCGGCATGGAGACCTTCCAGGTGCAGAAGTACCTGGACTACGTCAACATCATGTCCTACGACCTGCACGGCGCCTGGAACGAGTACGTCGGCCCCAACGCCTCGCTCTTCGACGACGGCAAGGACGCCGAGCTGGCCGCCGCGAACGTCTACGGCTCCGCGCAGTACGGCGGCATCGGCTACCTCAACACCGACTGGGCGTACCACTACTTCCGCGGCTCCATGCCGGCCGGCCGGATCAACATCGGCCTGCCCTACTACACCCGCGGCCACAAGAACGTGCAGGGCGGCACCGACGGTCTGTGGGGCAAGGCCGCCGCGACCAGCTGCCCGGCCGGCTCCGGCCTGACCAAGTGCGGTGACGGCGCCGTCGGCATCGACAACCTGTGGCACGACAAGGACACCAACGGGCAGGAGTCGCCCGCCGGCTCCAACCCGATGTGGCACGCCAAGAACCTGGAGAAGGGGATCGTCGGCGACTACGTCACGAAGTACGGCTTCCCCGCGAACACCACGCTGACCGGCACCTACGCCCGCAAGTACGACTCCACGCTGGTCGCGCCGTGGCTGTGGAACGCCCAGAAGAAGGTCTTCCTGTCCACCGAGGACGAGCAGTCCGTGGCCGCCAAGGCCGACTACGTCGTCAGCCGGGGCATCGGCGGCACCATGGTGTGGGAGATGGCCGGCGACTACGACTGGAACGCCGCCAAGGGTCAGTACGAGATGGGCGACACCCTCACCTCGCTGATGTACGACAAGTTCAAGGCGGCCACCCCGTACGGCGCGAAGAAGTCCAACAAGGCGCTGCCGACGCAGGCCGTGAACGTGGGCGTGGAGTTCACCGACTTCAAGCTCGGCGACTCCAACTACCCGATCACCCCGAAGATCAGGATCACCAACCACACGAAGACGGCGCTGCCGGGCGGCACCGAGTTCCAGTTCGACTACGCGACGGCGGCCCCGGGCAACGCCTCCGACCAGTCCGGCTTCGGTACGAAGGTGATCAGCAGCGACCACACGGGCGGCAACGTGGGCGGCCTGAAGGGCGACTTCCACCGGGTCTCGCTGAAGCTCCCGGCCTGGCAGTCGCTCGCCCCGGGCGCGACCGTCGACCTGTCGTTCAACTACTACCTGCCGGTCTCGACCCCGTCGAACTGGACGGTGACCGTCAACGGCACGACGTACGCCCTCGCCGGCGACCTGGCGCGCGGCACGACCCTCGTGGAGCCGGGCGGCTCGACCCCGACGCCCACGCCGACCGGTCCGACGCCCACCCCGACCGGCCCGACCCCCACGCCCACTCCCACGGGTGGCACCTGCACCGCGCCGGCGTACGTGGCGGGCACGGTCTACAACGCGGGGAACCTGGTCTCCCACAAGGGCCGCACCTGGAAGGCCCAGTGGTGGACCCAGAACGAGGAGCCGGGCACGACCGGCGAGTGGGGCGTCTGGAGGGACCAGGGCGCCTGCTGA
- the ribD gene encoding bifunctional diaminohydroxyphosphoribosylaminopyrimidine deaminase/5-amino-6-(5-phosphoribosylamino)uracil reductase RibD, with translation MAQQADITAMRRAIALAARGLGSTSPNPVVGCVITDASGHQVGEGWHQRAGGPHAEVHALREAGVLARGGTAYVTLEPCNHTGRTGPCAQALIEAGIARVVYAVGDPNPQATGGADTLRAAGVEVGHGLLAEEAEAGNIAWLTSVRRGRPFVRWKYAATLDGRIAAADGTSRWISSAESRADVHRLRAESDAVVVGSGTARADDPHLAVRGIEGAVQPMRVVVDTEASAVKPGARVLDDAARTVIAVAEDLIPEETVHFPETWRLSRAPGGGLDIGELLAALHQQGVRSVLLEGGPTLAGAFLAAGAVDQVVGYLAPVLLGAGPTALADAGITTIADALRLDITETVRIGPDLRVTAVPTATPTATSATSKGA, from the coding sequence GTGGCCCAGCAGGCCGACATCACCGCCATGCGACGCGCGATCGCGCTCGCCGCCCGCGGCCTCGGCTCCACCAGCCCCAACCCCGTCGTCGGCTGCGTCATCACCGACGCCTCCGGCCACCAGGTCGGCGAGGGCTGGCACCAGCGCGCCGGCGGCCCGCACGCCGAGGTCCACGCCCTGCGCGAGGCCGGCGTCCTGGCCCGCGGCGGCACCGCCTACGTCACCCTCGAACCCTGCAACCACACCGGCCGCACCGGCCCCTGCGCCCAGGCCCTGATCGAGGCCGGGATCGCCCGCGTCGTCTACGCCGTCGGCGACCCGAACCCGCAGGCCACCGGCGGCGCCGACACCCTGCGCGCGGCCGGCGTGGAGGTCGGTCACGGCCTCCTGGCCGAGGAGGCCGAGGCCGGCAACATCGCCTGGCTCACCTCCGTCCGCCGCGGCCGGCCCTTCGTCCGCTGGAAGTACGCCGCCACCCTCGACGGCCGGATCGCCGCCGCCGACGGCACCTCCCGCTGGATCAGCTCCGCCGAGTCCCGCGCCGACGTCCACCGGCTGCGCGCCGAGTCCGACGCCGTCGTCGTCGGCTCGGGCACGGCCCGCGCCGACGACCCCCACCTCGCGGTACGCGGCATCGAAGGGGCCGTCCAGCCGATGCGGGTCGTCGTCGACACCGAGGCGAGCGCGGTGAAGCCGGGCGCCCGGGTCCTCGACGACGCCGCCCGCACCGTGATCGCCGTGGCCGAGGACCTGATCCCGGAGGAGACGGTGCACTTCCCCGAGACCTGGCGCCTCTCCCGCGCACCCGGCGGCGGCCTCGACATCGGCGAGCTCCTCGCCGCGCTCCACCAGCAGGGCGTCCGCTCCGTCCTCCTCGAAGGCGGCCCCACCCTCGCGGGCGCCTTCCTCGCCGCGGGCGCCGTCGACCAGGTCGTCGGCTACCTCGCCCCCGTCCTCCTCGGCGCCGGCCCCACCGCCCTCGCCGACGCCGGAATCACCACGATCGCCGACGCGTTGCGGCTCGACATCACCGAGACCGTGCGCATCGGACCCGACCTCCGCGTCACCGCCGTCCCCACGGCCACCCCCACCGCCACCTCCGCCACGTCCAAGGGAGCCTGA
- a CDS encoding riboflavin synthase, with protein sequence MFTGIVEELGEVVAVEQLADASRFRLRGPLVTEGARHGDSIAVNGVCLTVVESGDGEFTADVMAETLKRSSLGALATGSRVNLERPMAVGGRLGGHIVQGHVDGTGTILARTPSEHWEIVKVGLPAALARYVVEKGSITVDGVSLTVVEVGDDWFTISLIPTTLALTTLGIKQPGDPVNLEVDVIAKYVERLLGPNAQENVK encoded by the coding sequence GTGTTCACCGGAATCGTCGAAGAGCTGGGCGAGGTCGTCGCCGTCGAGCAGCTGGCGGACGCCTCCCGCTTCCGTCTGCGCGGCCCCCTCGTCACGGAGGGCGCCCGGCACGGCGACTCGATCGCCGTCAACGGCGTCTGCCTCACCGTGGTCGAGTCCGGCGACGGAGAATTCACCGCCGACGTGATGGCCGAGACCCTCAAGCGGTCCTCCCTCGGCGCCCTGGCGACCGGCTCCCGGGTCAACCTGGAGCGGCCCATGGCCGTCGGAGGCCGCCTCGGCGGCCACATCGTCCAGGGCCACGTGGACGGCACCGGCACCATCCTCGCGCGCACGCCCTCCGAGCACTGGGAGATCGTCAAGGTCGGCCTGCCCGCCGCCCTCGCCCGCTACGTCGTCGAGAAGGGCTCCATCACGGTCGACGGCGTCAGCCTCACCGTCGTCGAGGTCGGCGACGACTGGTTCACCATCAGCCTCATCCCCACCACCCTCGCCCTGACCACGCTCGGCATCAAGCAGCCCGGCGACCCGGTCAACCTCGAAGTGGACGTCATCGCCAAGTACGTCGAGCGGCTGCTCGGCCCGAACGCACAGGAGAACGTCAAGTGA